CAGCGGGACACGTTCGTCGCGCGGGTCGAGGACCACGTCCGCCGCTTCTGGCTCGGCGCGGCCGGCGCGACGGCGCAGTGGATGCGCGACCTGGGCATCGAGCGGCTCGTCCTGGCCGGTCCCCCGGAGGCGGTCGGCGCGGTCCGGGACCTGCTCCCCGACCCCGTGCGGGGGCGGCTCGTCGCCCAGGTCCACCTCTCGCCCGACGCCGGGGTCCCGGAGATCGTGGGGCGCACCCTGCCGGTAGCGGTCGAGGCGGAACACCGGCACGAGGCCGAGGTGGTACGGCGGCTCCTCGACGCCGCCGGCGCCGGGTCCGGGGTGCTGGGCCGCGCGCCCACCGTCGGGGTCCTCGTCCAGGAGCAGGCGATGGTGGTGGTGGCGGACCGCGACGTCGGCGGCGAGGTGTGGCGGTGCCAGGTGTGCGGCTACGTGGCCGCCGCGCCCCACGACCGCTGCCCGACCTGCGGCGGGCCGGTCGAGGTGGCGCCCGTGCCGCAGGTGCTCCCGCTCCTGGCCCAGCAGAGCGGCGCCGCGCTCGAGGTCGTCACGGGGACGGCGGCGGAAGCGCTGCGCCCCTACGAAGGGGTGGGCGCCCTCCTGCGCTACGTGCCGGGACCGACCAGGCCGGGACCGACCACGCCGCGGCCGACCAGGCCGTGAGCGACACGCCTTGACCCTGGGTGCGACCCTCCTCTAGCATCCAGCCGGTCCGTCCCATGCGGCACGCCACGACTCTCGCCCTGACGCCCGACCAGCGTGAGCGCCTGGCGCAGGTGGCGCAGCGCCACCGGCTCCGTCTCATCCTGACCTTCGGGTCGGCGGTGACCGGCCGCACCCACGCGGGCAGCGATCTCGACGTGGCGGTGCTGCCTGAACCGGGCGTGGACCTCTCCCTGCAGGACCTGGGTCGCCTGACGGCCGACCTAGCCGACGTCTTCGCCACCGCCGACGTGGACCTCGCGCTCGTCTCACGGGCGGATCCGCTCTTCCTCTGCCGGATCTTCGAGACGGCCGTCCTGCTCTACGGCGACGAGCGGACCTTCCGCTGGTACCGCGTCTACGCCTTTCGACGCTTCAGCGAGTACCTGCCCTACCTCCATCTGGAGGCGCAGGCCACCCGGGCCCTGGTCCGACGGCTCGCCGCCCATGCCGGTTGACCGGGACGTCGTCCAGCGGAAGATCACGCTGATCGCCGAGGACCTCGTGCGCCTGCAGCCGCTCGCCCGCCTGACGCTCCAGGAGTACCTGGCGCGCCTCGAGGCGCAGCTGGCCACGGAGCGGCTGCTGGAGCGCCTGATCGGGAGGATGCTCGACATCAACTACCACCTGGCCGTGGAGCTGCGTGGGGTGGCCCCGAAGGACTTTCACGAGTCGTTCCTGAAGCTCGCCGAGCTGGACGTCCTCCCCGCCGACTTTGCACGCCGGATCGCCCGGGCCGCCGGCCTGCGCAACCGGCTGGCGCACGAGTACAACGAGGTGGACCCCGCGAAGGTGCACGCCGCAGCGGCGGAGGCCCTCACCGACGTGCCCCGCTACCTGGAGCACATCCAGCAGTTCCTGGACCGCCTCCCGGACAACACCGGCTGACGACCCGGAGTGCGGCCGGCTACGGCCGCGGCGGGACCAGCGGCCACACCCGGGGGACGAGGAGCACGGCCACGGCGAAGATCAGGATCGTCAGCAGGCCGCCCACCCGCACGAAATCCGAGAAGCGGTAGCGCCCGGGGCCGTAGACCATCAGGCAGGAGGGCTCCAGCGGGGTGATGTACGACGTGCTCGCCGCCACGGCGATCATCGCGGCGAACGCCCGGGGGTTCAGGCCGAGCTGCACCGCCGTCTGCACCGCCACCGGCAGGACGACGATGGCGGCGGCCTGGTTCGACATCGGCTGGGTGAGCAGTACGGTCAGGGCGAAGAAGCCGCCGAGCAGCCACAGCGGGTCGGCGTGCC
The window above is part of the Armatimonadota bacterium genome. Proteins encoded here:
- a CDS encoding nucleotidyltransferase domain-containing protein, with protein sequence MRHATTLALTPDQRERLAQVAQRHRLRLILTFGSAVTGRTHAGSDLDVAVLPEPGVDLSLQDLGRLTADLADVFATADVDLALVSRADPLFLCRIFETAVLLYGDERTFRWYRVYAFRRFSEYLPYLHLEAQATRALVRRLAAHAG
- a CDS encoding VLRF1 family aeRF1-type release factor, which codes for MDLPPELRALVRSERQDVLSLYLDVDPTKPEHQSTHPAYRIWLRNALRDLVDHQPRETAKVLAPLTERVLAHVETRPPGGRGLALFAADGLWQERVLPFPLANRLSYGRPDVVPLLWALEEYNPYAILAVDRERARLLVAYLGRTAVVSEETLELDTSDWRFKAGRPPSFAQRLGTAATRGSQRDTFVARVEDHVRRFWLGAAGATAQWMRDLGIERLVLAGPPEAVGAVRDLLPDPVRGRLVAQVHLSPDAGVPEIVGRTLPVAVEAEHRHEAEVVRRLLDAAGAGSGVLGRAPTVGVLVQEQAMVVVADRDVGGEVWRCQVCGYVAAAPHDRCPTCGGPVEVAPVPQVLPLLAQQSGAALEVVTGTAAEALRPYEGVGALLRYVPGPTRPGPTTPRPTRP
- a CDS encoding DUF86 domain-containing protein, which encodes MPVDRDVVQRKITLIAEDLVRLQPLARLTLQEYLARLEAQLATERLLERLIGRMLDINYHLAVELRGVAPKDFHESFLKLAELDVLPADFARRIARAAGLRNRLAHEYNEVDPAKVHAAAAEALTDVPRYLEHIQQFLDRLPDNTG